A segment of the Micromonospora sediminicola genome:
CACTTCTGGGGCTACCAGGCGCACGGCGTGACACCGGACCTGCTCACCTTCGCCAAGGGCGTCGGCAACGGCTTCGCCCTGGCCGGCGTGGTCGGCCGGGCCGAGATCCTGGAGTCGGTGCCGGCGATCAGCTTCTCCACCTTCGGCGGCAACCCGATCTCCACCGCCGCCGGCAACGCGGTGCTCGACTATCTGCTCGACCACGACCTGCAGGCCAACGCGGCACGGGTCGGCGCGATCCTCGCCGACGGCCTGCGCGCGGCCACCGCCGAGCTGGACCAGGTCGCCGAGGTACGCGGCAAGGGCCTGATGCTGGCCGTCGAGTTCGTCCGCCCCGGCACCGTCGAGCCGGACGCGGAGCTGACCACCCGGGTCTTCGAGGCGTGCCGCGCCGGCGGCCTGCTGGTCGGCAAGGGCGGGCTGTACGGCAACGTGGTGCGGATGGGTCCGCCGCTGACGCTGACCGAGGACGAGGCCCGCGAGGGCCTGGCCATCCTTCTCGACGCGATCCGGGCGTCGGTCGGGGAGGCGGCGTGAGCGTGATCGGGCACTACGTCGACGGCAAGCCGACCGCCGGAGAGTCCGAGCGGCGCGGCGACGTCTTCGACCCGGCCACCGGCCTCCGTAGCGCCCAGGTGGCACTGGCCGGCGCGGCCGACGTGGCCGGCGCGGTGGAGGCCGCCGAGCGTGCCGCCCGCGGCTGGCGGGACGCCTCGCTGGCCCGACGCACGGCGGTGCTGTTCGCGTTCCGGGAACTGGTGCACGCCCGCCGGGACCGGCTCGCCGAGGTGATCACCGCCGAGCACGGCAAGGTGCTCGCGGACGCCGCCGGCGAGGTGCAACGCGGGCTCGAGGTGATCGAGTACGCCTGCGGCATCCCCTCGGCGCTGCGCGGCGGGTTCAGCGAGAACGTCTCCACCGAGGTCGACTCCTACAGCCTGCGGCAACCCCTGGGCGTGGTCGCGGTGATCTCCCCGTTCAACTTCCCGGTGATGGTGCCGCTCTGGTTCGTGCCGGTGGCGGTGGCCTGCGGCAACGCGGTGGTGCTCAAGCCGAGCGAGAAGGACCCGAGCGCCGCCCTGCTGCTCGCCGAGTGGTTCACCGAGGCGGGCCTGCCCGACGGGGTGCTCAACGTGGTCAACGGCGACAAGGAGGCGGTCGACGCCCTGCTCGACCACCCCGGCGTACGGGCCGTGTCGTTCGTCGGCTCCACCCCGGTGGCCCGTTACGTGCACCAACGCGGCGCGCTGGCCGGCAAGCGGGTGCAGGCGCTGGGCGGGGCGAAGAACCACATGGTGGTGCTCCCCGACGCCGACCTGGACCTGGCCGCCGACGCGGCGGTCAACGCCGGGTTCGGCTCGGCGGGGGAGCGGTGCATGGCGATCTCCGCCCTGGTGGCGGTGGAACCGGTGGCCGACGCGCTGGTCGAGCGGATCGCCGAGCGGATGGGCCGGCTGCGCACCGGGGACGGTCGACGTGGCTGCGACATGGGTCCGCTGGTCACCGCCGCGCACGCCGAGCGGGTGCGTTCCTACGTGGAGTCGGGGATCGCGGCCGGCGCGGTGCCGGTGGTGGACGGGCGGGACGTCACGCCGGACGGCGAGCCGGGCGGCTTCTGGCTCGGCCCGACGCTGTTCGACCACGTCACCCCGGACATGTCGATCTACGCCGACGAGATCTTCGGCCCGGTGCTGAGCGTGCTGCGCGTCGGCTCGTACGACGAGGCGGTGGAACTGGTCAACGCGAACCCGTACGGCAACGGCACGGCGATCTTCACCAACGACGGCGGGGCCGCCCGGCGGTACCAGCACGAGGTGGAGGTCGGGATGGTCGGGATCAACGTGCCGATTCCGGTGCCGATGGCCTACTACTCGTTCGGCGGATGGAAGGCGTCGCTCTTCGGCGACCTGCACGCGCACGGCGCCGACGGGGTCGCGTTCTTCACCCGGGGCAAGGTGGTCACCAGCCGCTGGCTCGACCCGCGCCACGGCGGGGTCAACCTCGGCTTCCCCACCCAGACCTGAGCAGCCGCAGCAGTCCCGCCCCGGCCAGGTACGCCACCAGCGCCGGGGCGGGCAGGCCGAGCGGCTCGGCCGCCTCCTTCGGCGCGAGGCTGTTCAGCAGCAGACCGGCGACCAACGTGGCGTACCCGGCGACGGCCAGCGCGGTCGACACCCCGCCGTGCGCGCGGAATCGACCACGGCCGCCGGGCGGGCCCGACGGGCGGCGGGTGCGGGCCTCGATCGGGCCGAAGACCGCGACCAGGGCGGCCAGCACCACGGCCAGGCCGAACAGCCACGGGACGCGCCAACCCCACCAGGCGGCCGAGCCGACCGCGGGCGTGGGCAGCACGCCGAGCGCGTCGAGCAGGCCGACCAGCAGGATCGCGGCGGTCAGGTGCCAGAGGAAGACGGTGAGCACCACCGCGTTGACCGCGATCACCGCCTGCCACGGGCCGGACCGGCGCAGCCAGCGCCCGGCCGGACCGCGCAGCAGCAGGATCAGCCCGAGCTGGGCGGCGGCCGCGGCGAGCAGCGCCAGGCTCGGCGGCGCCGCGTTGTCCAACCGCTCGCCGGGCACGTGCAGCATCGCCACCGGGTACGGCCCGGCGACGGTGAGCAGCACCAGCGCGACCAGGCCGCCGGCCAGCAGGATCGAGCCGGCCCGGGGGGAGAGCGGCAGTTCGCGTCGGCGCAACCCGGCCCGTTCGTGGCCCTGGCGGCCGTCCGCGCGGCCGACGGCGTCGTGCGGTCCGACGCCCGTCGCCGCCGATCTGCCGGGGCGGCCGGCTCCGGGCGTGTCGCCGGCCGGGTGCGCCGGTGGGCTCGCGTCGTACCAGGCGAAACCGAGCTGGTGCACGGCCAGCCAGGCGAACAGGTAGTTGCCGTCGGCAAGGCCGGCCGGACCGAGGATCCGGCCGAGGTCACCGAGCGCGACCAGCCCGACCAGCGCCACCAGCACGGCCAGCCCGAACCGGCGGTGCAGCGCCACCATGGGTGGGGTCAGCGCCACCACCGCGACGTACGCCACCAGGAACCACAGCGGAATGGTGGCGAACCAGACGACGGTGCGCACCTGCGTCGCCTCGGCGCCGCGCAGCGTGGCGACCGTGGCGCCGGCGGCGAGCACCAGCAGCAGCGTGGTGGTCGGTCGGACCAGGCGGGCGCTGCGGTCCACCAGCCAGCCGGTGGCGGATCCGCCGCGACGCCGGCGGGCGGCCAGCGAGGCGGCGTTGGCATAGCCGCCGACCAGGAAGAACACCGGCATCACCTGGGCCACCCAGGTCAGCGGCCAGGCCCAGGGCAGGTCGGCCAGCGCGGAGCGGCCGGCCGGGCGGCCCTGGTCGTAGCCGATCACCGTGACGCCCCAGTGGCCGAGCACGACCATGGTGATGGCCAGCGCCCGGAGCAGGTCGACGTAGCGCTCCCGCCCCGGCGGCGTGTGCTCGGCGAGCTGCCGCAGGCGGCGCATGGGGCCAGGCTATGCCAGCCGCCGGCGACCGGTACGGATAACGGATCGGTCGAGAAGTCTTGTGATCCGCGTCGCGCCAGCGTAGAAATTCTTCAGCAACAACAGCCGATGTGAAGACAAGCGACAGATCCGCCACCCCGCGTACGAACCGAGGAGTTGCGATGAACAGGCGTGAGATCCTCCGGCGCAGCGCCGCCGCCGGTCTGCTGGCCACCCCCGCCGCCGGCCTGCTCGCCGGCTGCGCCACCTCCGGTGGCGACGACAAGGGCGACGGTGGCGCGTACCAGGGCACCAAGAGCGAGCAGAACCCGCTCGGGGTGAAGGAGGACGCGCCACTGGAGGTGGTGATCTTCAACGGCGGCTTCGGCGAGGAGTACGCCAAGGCGCACGAGGCCATGTACAAGGAGAAGTACCCGAAGGCGGAGATCAAGCACTCGGCCACCGCGGAGATCAGCAAGACGCTCCAGCCCCGCTTCGTCGACGGCAGCCCGCCGGACGTGGTCAACAACTCCGGCGCCGGCCAGATCGACTTCAACGGCCTGGTCTCCCAGAACGCGATCGCCGACCTGGGCGAGCTGCTCGCCGCGCCCAGCCTCGACACGCCCGGCAAGACGGTGAAGGACACGCTGCTGCCCGGCACCGTCGAGGTCGGCTCCTACGACGGCCGGTTCCTGGTGCTCAACTACACCTACACGGTCTACGGCATCTGGCACTCGACCAAGCTCTTCGCCGACCGCGGCTGGACCTACGCCAAGACCTGGGACGAGCACATCGCGCTCTGCCGCCAGATCAAGGCCGCCGGCATCGCCCCCTGGACGTACGCCGGCGTGCACCCCCGCTACATGAGCTGGCCGCTGATCTCCACCGCGATCAAGCTGGGCGGTCCCTCGGTCGCGCTGGCCATCGACAACCTGGAGCCCAACGCCTGGAAGTCGGACGCCATGAAGACCGCCGCCGACGCCTGGCACCAGATCGTCAAGGACAAGTTCATCCTCGACGGTTCGCCGGGCCTGGACCACAAGCAGTCGCAGACCGCCTGGTGCCAGGGCAAGGCCGCGTTCATCTCCTGCGGCTCCTGGCTGGAGAGCGAGCAGAAGGACGTCACCCCGGCCGGCTTCAACATGACCGTCGCGCCGACGCCGAGCCTGGGCAGTGGCGACAAGCTGCCGTTCGAGGCGATCCGGGGCACCGCGGGCGAGCCGTTCATGGTGCCGGCGAAGGCGAAGAACGTGGCCGGCGGGCTGGAGTACTTCCGCACCATGCTGTCGCGCAAGGGCGCCCAGGACTTCACGAAGAAGGTCGCCAGCCTGCCCGTGGTCGCCGGCGCCACCGAGGGCATCGACCTGCCGTACGGGCTCAGCACCGTGGTCAAGGCGCTGGACGCGTCCGGCTCCAACGGCTTCAACTGGGTCTACAACAACTACTACCGCAAGCTGGAGCGCAACCTGGTCGACGCGGCCTGCGGCGAGTTCTTCAGCGGCCGGATCTCCCCGGCGGAGTTCCTCGACCAGTGCCAGAAGGGCGCCGACTCGATCGCGCAGGACAGCTCGGTGAAGAAGTACAAGCGGGCCGCGTGACGATCGGATGCGACACGGCCGATACCCGCTGATCCTCAGCTTCCTGCTGCCACCGCTGGCGCTCTACGGCATCTTCGTGCTCTCGCCGTACCTCCAGGCGTTCCAGATCTCGACCACCGACTGGCTGGGCTACTCGGCGGAGGCCGACCCGGTCGGCCTGGCGAACTTCCGCACCCTGCTGCACGACGGGTACGTCTGGAACGCGTTGAAGAACAACGCGATCCTGCTCGCGGTGGTGCCGGTGGTGACCATCGCGCTGGGTCTCTTCTTCGCCAGCATGCTCACCATGGGCGGGCGCAAGGGCCGCGCCGGCGTCACCGGGGTACGCGGGACGGCCGTCTACCGGCTCGTCTACTTCTTCCCGCAGGTGCTCTCCGTGGTGATCATCGCGTTGCTGTGGAAGGAGATCTACAGCCCGACCAGCGGTCTGCTCAACGGCGGGCTGCGGGCGGTCGGGCTGGCCACGCCGGCCTGGCTCGGCGACCCGAGGTTCGCGTTCTGGTGCGTGCTGGCCGTGATGGTGTGGAGCAACGTCGGGTTCTACGTGGTGCTGTTCGGCGCCGCGATGCAGGCCATCCCGCGCGACATCTACGAGGCGGTGCTGCTCGACGGCGCCTCCCGCGCCACCATGCTGCGGAAGATCACCATCCCGCTGCTCTGGGACACCATCCAGGTGGCCTGGATCTACCTGGCCATCGCGGCGCTGGACGGTTTCATCCTGGTCCAGCTCATGACCAACGGCGGGCCGAACTTCTCCTCCGACGTGATCGGCCTGCGCATGTACGACACCTCGTTCGGCAGCGAGAACAAGTTCGGGTACGCCTCCGCGATCGGCGTGGCCATGTTCTTCCTGACCCTCTCGGTGGCGGTGCTGGCGCTGCGGACCGCCCGGCGTGATCGGATCGAGTACTCGTGACCACAGTGGAAACCGGGGCCCCGACCACCGTCGCGGCGGATGCGGCCATCCCGGCCGACCGTCCGCCCCGGCGTGAGCTGGGCGTGGCGAACGTCTTCTCGCACGGCTTCCTGCTGCTCTGGGCGGCGATGACGATCCTGCCGCTGGCCTGGATGCTGCTCAGCTCGCTGAAGAGCAACGGCGAGATCATCGCCGACCCCTGGGGTCTGCCCGAGGCGCTGCGGTTCGACAACTGGGGACGGGCCTGGACCAACGCCCACATCGGCCGGTTCTTCTTCAACAGCCTGGTGGTGGTGACCGGCTCGCTGACGCTGACCATGCTGCTCGGCGCCACCGCCGCGTACGTCTTCGCGCGCTACGAGTTCCGTGGCCGGCAGGTGGTCTACTACCTGTTCGTCGGCGGGATGATGTTCCCGGTGTTCCTGGCCCTGGTGCCGCTGTTCTTCGTGGTGCGCAGCGTCGGCCTGCTCGGCACCTGGCCGGGGCTCATCCTGGTCTACACCGCGTACTCGCTGCCGTTCACCGTGTTCTTCCTGACCGCGTTCTTCCGGACGCTGCCGACCTCGATCGCGGAGGCCGCCATGATCGACGGCTGCGGGCACTTCCGGCTCTTCTTCCGGGTGATGCTCCCGATGGCACGACCGGGACTGATCAGCGTCGGCATCTTCAACTTCCTCAGCCACTGGAACCAGTTCCTGCTGCCCCAGGTGCTCATCCCCGGCGACGGGCAGGACCGGATGCTCGCCCAGGGACTCAGTTCGCTCGCGGTAAGCCAGGGATACGCCGGCGACTACGCCCAGCTCTTCGCCGGCCTGACCATCGCCGTGCTGCCGGTGCTCGTGGTCTACGTGGCGTTCCAGCGGCAGGTCCAGGCCGGCCTGACCGCCGGGCAGCTCAAGTGAGGTCGTTGCCACAGGCAACGGGACAGTGGGGATGATCGTGCTCCTCTAGGGTGAGCCGGCACGCTCACCTCATCGACAGGAACCTCATGTTCTTCCTCATCTACACGCTGCTGTTGCTGCTCGGCGGCATCGCGATGGTCGCCCTCGGCATCGCCGTCAAGGAGCAGGGGACCGGCTCCCGGATCCTCAACGTGGTCGTCGGGCTCGCCATGTTCGCCTACGGCTTCTATCTGTTCTTCCTCTTCGAGGGCGGCCGCTACCAGATCTTCTTCTACGTCTTCGTCCTGCCGATCCTGCTGGCCGTGCGCGCGGTGAAGGCCCGCAACGAGGCCCGCGAGCAGGCCGCGGCACACCAGTTCGCCGGCGCGCCGCAGCCCGGGATGTTCGCCCCGTCGGCGCACGGCCAGCCGGCTCCCGGCTACCCGGCTCCCGGCTACCCGGCTCCCGGCCACCCGGCTCCGGGTCAGGCGGGCGCCGGCTACGGCGTGGCCGGTCAGGGGCATGCGGCGGCGCCGCACGGCCAGCCGGTGGCGCCGCACGGTCCGGGCCCGCAGGGGTACCCGACCGCGCCGCACGCTCCGGGCCCGCAGGGGTACCCGACCGCGCCGCACGCTCCGGGCCCGCAGGGGTACCCGAGCGCTTGAGCAGGTACGCAGGCCGGTCGCCCGTCGTGGCGGCCGGCCTCTCCTCCGCTTGACCGGTAGGAAATCTCCTACCTATGCTGGTGGGCATGTCCGTCAACCACGTGCAGATCGTCTCCGTACCCGTCAGCGACCAGGACCGGGCCCGCGACTTCTACGTCGACGTGCTCGGTCTGGACCTGGTGCGGGACAACCCGATGGGACCCGGCGGCCGCTGGGTGCAGGTGGCCCCGAAGGGAGCCGCGACCACGCTGACGCTGGTCACCTGGTTCGAGAGCATGCCCGCCGGCTCGCTACGAGGGTTGGTGCTGGAGAGCGACGACCTCGACGCCGACGTCGTCCGGCTGCGTGAGCGGGGAGTCGTGTTCGCCGAGGACGGGATCCAGGTCGCACCCTGGGGTCGGTACGTCACCTTCGCCGACCCGGACGGCAACGGCATCGCCTTGCAGGAGACCCGTGTCTGAGCCGGACGTCTTCGCGGCCCTGGCCAACCCCACCCGGCGCGAGCTGTTGCGGCTGCTCCGCGAGGAGGGGGAGCAGCCGGTGCAGCGGCTCGCCGACCGGTTCGACATGCGCCGACCCAGCCTGTCCGAGCACCTGCGGGTGCTCAAGGACGCCGGGCTGGTGACCGAGCAGCCGGTCGGGCGGCAGCGGTTCTACGCGTTGCGCCCCGAGCCGCTGCGCGAACTGGCCGACTGGCTCACCCCGTACGAGCGGTTCTGGCGCTCCCGCCTGGCCGGGCTGCGCGAGGTGCTGGACGAGTTGCCCGATGAGTGAGCCGGCACGTATCGCGGTGGACCAGTTCCTGCCCCACCCGCCGGCCAGGGTGTGGCGGGCCCTGACCGATTCTGATCTCCTCGAACGGTGGCTCATGCCGAACGACTTCCGGCCGTCGCTGGGGCACCACTTCACCTTCCGCACGCTCGCGCGCCCCGGTCAGGGGTTCGACGGGGTGGTCCACTGCGAGGTGCTGGAACTCGACGAGCCACGGCGGCTGCGGTGGGCGTGGCGTGGTGGCTCGCTCGACACGGTGGTCACCTGGACGTTGGTCCCCGAGGGCAGGGGCACCCGGCTGTTCCTGGAGCACGCCGGATTCGACCCGGACGACCCGCTGCAGCGGCGGACGTTCACCCTGCTCGACGGTGGCTGGCGTACCCGGGTCTGGACCCGTCTCGCCGCCACGCTGACCGCACTGCCCTGACCCGCCGTCCCGCCGCTGCGGTGCGCGGCGGACGTTCCGTCCCGCAGTGGCCGGGCTCTGCCGGCGGC
Coding sequences within it:
- a CDS encoding ArsR/SmtB family transcription factor, which gives rise to MSEPDVFAALANPTRRELLRLLREEGEQPVQRLADRFDMRRPSLSEHLRVLKDAGLVTEQPVGRQRFYALRPEPLRELADWLTPYERFWRSRLAGLREVLDELPDE
- a CDS encoding carbohydrate ABC transporter permease, with protein sequence MRHGRYPLILSFLLPPLALYGIFVLSPYLQAFQISTTDWLGYSAEADPVGLANFRTLLHDGYVWNALKNNAILLAVVPVVTIALGLFFASMLTMGGRKGRAGVTGVRGTAVYRLVYFFPQVLSVVIIALLWKEIYSPTSGLLNGGLRAVGLATPAWLGDPRFAFWCVLAVMVWSNVGFYVVLFGAAMQAIPRDIYEAVLLDGASRATMLRKITIPLLWDTIQVAWIYLAIAALDGFILVQLMTNGGPNFSSDVIGLRMYDTSFGSENKFGYASAIGVAMFFLTLSVAVLALRTARRDRIEYS
- the ngcE gene encoding N-acetylglucosamine/diacetylchitobiose ABC transporter substrate-binding protein, which gives rise to MNRREILRRSAAAGLLATPAAGLLAGCATSGGDDKGDGGAYQGTKSEQNPLGVKEDAPLEVVIFNGGFGEEYAKAHEAMYKEKYPKAEIKHSATAEISKTLQPRFVDGSPPDVVNNSGAGQIDFNGLVSQNAIADLGELLAAPSLDTPGKTVKDTLLPGTVEVGSYDGRFLVLNYTYTVYGIWHSTKLFADRGWTYAKTWDEHIALCRQIKAAGIAPWTYAGVHPRYMSWPLISTAIKLGGPSVALAIDNLEPNAWKSDAMKTAADAWHQIVKDKFILDGSPGLDHKQSQTAWCQGKAAFISCGSWLESEQKDVTPAGFNMTVAPTPSLGSGDKLPFEAIRGTAGEPFMVPAKAKNVAGGLEYFRTMLSRKGAQDFTKKVASLPVVAGATEGIDLPYGLSTVVKALDASGSNGFNWVYNNYYRKLERNLVDAACGEFFSGRISPAEFLDQCQKGADSIAQDSSVKKYKRAA
- a CDS encoding acyltransferase family protein, which translates into the protein MRRLRQLAEHTPPGRERYVDLLRALAITMVVLGHWGVTVIGYDQGRPAGRSALADLPWAWPLTWVAQVMPVFFLVGGYANAASLAARRRRGGSATGWLVDRSARLVRPTTTLLLVLAAGATVATLRGAEATQVRTVVWFATIPLWFLVAYVAVVALTPPMVALHRRFGLAVLVALVGLVALGDLGRILGPAGLADGNYLFAWLAVHQLGFAWYDASPPAHPAGDTPGAGRPGRSAATGVGPHDAVGRADGRQGHERAGLRRRELPLSPRAGSILLAGGLVALVLLTVAGPYPVAMLHVPGERLDNAAPPSLALLAAAAAQLGLILLLRGPAGRWLRRSGPWQAVIAVNAVVLTVFLWHLTAAILLVGLLDALGVLPTPAVGSAAWWGWRVPWLFGLAVVLAALVAVFGPIEARTRRPSGPPGGRGRFRAHGGVSTALAVAGYATLVAGLLLNSLAPKEAAEPLGLPAPALVAYLAGAGLLRLLRSGWGSRG
- a CDS encoding carbohydrate ABC transporter permease, which translates into the protein MTTVETGAPTTVAADAAIPADRPPRRELGVANVFSHGFLLLWAAMTILPLAWMLLSSLKSNGEIIADPWGLPEALRFDNWGRAWTNAHIGRFFFNSLVVVTGSLTLTMLLGATAAYVFARYEFRGRQVVYYLFVGGMMFPVFLALVPLFFVVRSVGLLGTWPGLILVYTAYSLPFTVFFLTAFFRTLPTSIAEAAMIDGCGHFRLFFRVMLPMARPGLISVGIFNFLSHWNQFLLPQVLIPGDGQDRMLAQGLSSLAVSQGYAGDYAQLFAGLTIAVLPVLVVYVAFQRQVQAGLTAGQLK
- a CDS encoding SRPBCC family protein, translating into MSEPARIAVDQFLPHPPARVWRALTDSDLLERWLMPNDFRPSLGHHFTFRTLARPGQGFDGVVHCEVLELDEPRRLRWAWRGGSLDTVVTWTLVPEGRGTRLFLEHAGFDPDDPLQRRTFTLLDGGWRTRVWTRLAATLTALP
- a CDS encoding CoA-acylating methylmalonate-semialdehyde dehydrogenase, producing MSVIGHYVDGKPTAGESERRGDVFDPATGLRSAQVALAGAADVAGAVEAAERAARGWRDASLARRTAVLFAFRELVHARRDRLAEVITAEHGKVLADAAGEVQRGLEVIEYACGIPSALRGGFSENVSTEVDSYSLRQPLGVVAVISPFNFPVMVPLWFVPVAVACGNAVVLKPSEKDPSAALLLAEWFTEAGLPDGVLNVVNGDKEAVDALLDHPGVRAVSFVGSTPVARYVHQRGALAGKRVQALGGAKNHMVVLPDADLDLAADAAVNAGFGSAGERCMAISALVAVEPVADALVERIAERMGRLRTGDGRRGCDMGPLVTAAHAERVRSYVESGIAAGAVPVVDGRDVTPDGEPGGFWLGPTLFDHVTPDMSIYADEIFGPVLSVLRVGSYDEAVELVNANPYGNGTAIFTNDGGAARRYQHEVEVGMVGINVPIPVPMAYYSFGGWKASLFGDLHAHGADGVAFFTRGKVVTSRWLDPRHGGVNLGFPTQT
- a CDS encoding VOC family protein, with the translated sequence MSVNHVQIVSVPVSDQDRARDFYVDVLGLDLVRDNPMGPGGRWVQVAPKGAATTLTLVTWFESMPAGSLRGLVLESDDLDADVVRLRERGVVFAEDGIQVAPWGRYVTFADPDGNGIALQETRV